The proteins below are encoded in one region of Lujinxingia sediminis:
- the nadC gene encoding carboxylating nicotinate-nucleotide diphosphorylase produces the protein MHLYISPRIEQLIDLAIDEDEIGFDVTSQAFFAGEWGKAELVAKQDFVLAGAPVVRAVFARVDPSIKVEFEREDGAAYQKGEVVARLQGPTVSLLRGERIALNFMQRMSGVATLTASFVAALGDSPTRVVDTRKTLPGWRALDKYAVLCGGGANHRYNLASGVMIKDNHIAAAGSVAEAVKRVRLQAPHSVRVEVEIDEVERVTEALEAGAEIIMLDNMSREQMVDAVAIIRRHERGAHVVIEGSGNMTRERLKGLGDVGLDIISVGALTHSASAVDVSMKLRESSGSKG, from the coding sequence ATGCATCTTTATATTAGCCCGCGAATTGAGCAGCTCATCGATCTGGCGATCGATGAGGATGAGATCGGCTTTGATGTGACCTCTCAGGCGTTTTTTGCCGGGGAGTGGGGTAAGGCGGAGTTGGTGGCCAAGCAGGACTTTGTGTTGGCCGGTGCGCCGGTGGTTCGCGCCGTTTTTGCTCGGGTGGACCCGAGCATCAAGGTTGAGTTCGAGCGTGAAGATGGCGCGGCGTATCAGAAGGGCGAGGTGGTCGCGCGACTTCAGGGGCCGACCGTGTCGCTGTTGAGAGGGGAGCGCATCGCATTGAACTTCATGCAGCGCATGAGTGGCGTGGCCACGCTCACCGCCTCGTTCGTCGCGGCGTTGGGAGACTCGCCGACCCGGGTTGTGGACACGCGCAAGACGCTGCCCGGCTGGCGTGCCCTCGATAAGTATGCGGTGCTCTGCGGGGGCGGGGCCAACCATCGCTACAACCTGGCCAGCGGGGTGATGATCAAAGACAACCACATCGCCGCGGCCGGCTCGGTGGCTGAGGCGGTCAAGCGGGTGCGCCTGCAGGCACCGCATTCGGTGCGTGTGGAGGTCGAGATCGACGAGGTTGAGCGCGTGACTGAGGCGCTGGAGGCCGGCGCTGAGATCATCATGCTCGATAATATGAGCCGTGAGCAGATGGTTGATGCGGTGGCGATCATTCGTCGTCATGAGCGCGGCGCGCATGTTGTGATTGAAGGCAGCGGGAACATGACCCGCGAGCGCCTCAAGGGCCTGGGTGATGTCGGGTTGGATATCATCTCGGTGGGCGCGCTGACGCATTCGGCCAGCGCGGTGGACGTCTCGATGAAGTTGCGTGAGAGCAGCGGGAGCAAGGGATGA
- a CDS encoding biotin--[acetyl-CoA-carboxylase] ligase, whose protein sequence is MNGQEQPPIVVHAEVGSTNDEALTALRQGAAHGSAVVAEQQLAGRGRREDRGERRVWYSPANANVYLSVVLRPQLDPSRVSGITLACGVEIARALRALGAGDVQLKWPNDLYIGERKLGGILSEAATGAGGFEGVVVGVGININVPADAFPEDLRGQATSLLRETGRTFDRLRIIQEVREAMLSACARLEAGGLKDFAEAFDALDATRGREVRFEQEGVAMRGMADGLSSQGGLWVKRDTGERVEVMAGEVVICGLGRGKVAGGPAPAARPAAEIEAHVERLLTAQPGSPPQARRVRRRFALRANERVGARYCRLEVEVDAEFESSYLRPGQYITLGLAGHPPNFYAIAGVRGRVWEFLIEAEGDLGSALSELEVGAEVEVSLVEGGGFEPATGQGKTALLFASGSGVAAVLPLVDRWLSEPGGPERIALFYGERQEENRAYAERLKRLEEAGVAVYLAAEEGGAYRYVQDAFEATGLPVHDAVVYVSGAAVMLKAVTERMMAAGVDASRVHINI, encoded by the coding sequence ATGAACGGCCAGGAACAACCTCCTATCGTGGTGCACGCTGAGGTGGGCTCAACCAACGATGAGGCACTCACAGCGCTGCGCCAGGGGGCTGCCCACGGCAGCGCTGTGGTCGCTGAGCAGCAGCTTGCCGGGCGCGGCCGTCGCGAAGATCGTGGTGAGCGTCGGGTGTGGTACTCCCCGGCCAACGCCAACGTGTACCTCTCGGTGGTCTTGCGGCCGCAGCTCGACCCGTCGCGGGTTTCGGGCATCACGCTGGCCTGCGGCGTGGAGATCGCCCGGGCGTTGCGAGCGCTGGGCGCGGGCGATGTGCAGCTGAAATGGCCCAATGACCTTTATATTGGCGAGCGAAAGCTAGGCGGAATCTTAAGCGAGGCGGCCACCGGCGCAGGCGGGTTCGAGGGCGTGGTGGTGGGGGTGGGAATCAACATCAATGTGCCTGCCGACGCGTTTCCCGAAGATCTTCGCGGGCAGGCGACGAGTCTTTTGCGGGAGACGGGACGAACCTTTGATCGTCTCAGGATCATTCAAGAGGTGCGCGAGGCGATGTTGAGCGCATGCGCCCGTCTGGAGGCCGGGGGACTGAAGGACTTCGCCGAGGCGTTTGACGCGCTGGATGCCACCCGTGGACGCGAGGTTCGTTTTGAGCAGGAGGGCGTGGCGATGCGGGGCATGGCCGATGGCCTCTCGTCGCAGGGGGGGCTCTGGGTCAAGCGCGATACTGGCGAACGGGTGGAGGTGATGGCCGGTGAGGTCGTGATCTGCGGGCTGGGTCGGGGGAAGGTGGCCGGAGGCCCCGCGCCTGCGGCGCGGCCTGCCGCCGAGATTGAGGCCCATGTGGAGCGGCTGCTCACCGCCCAGCCCGGTTCACCGCCGCAGGCACGCCGGGTAAGGCGGCGTTTTGCGCTGCGCGCCAATGAGCGCGTTGGCGCACGCTACTGCCGGCTTGAGGTGGAGGTCGACGCCGAATTTGAGTCGAGCTACCTGCGCCCGGGCCAGTACATTACGCTGGGGCTTGCGGGGCATCCTCCCAACTTCTACGCGATCGCCGGGGTGCGCGGGCGAGTGTGGGAGTTTCTGATCGAGGCGGAGGGGGACCTGGGCAGTGCGCTCTCGGAGCTGGAGGTGGGGGCCGAGGTGGAGGTCAGTCTGGTGGAAGGCGGAGGCTTTGAGCCGGCCACGGGGCAGGGAAAGACCGCGTTGCTCTTTGCGAGCGGAAGCGGCGTGGCCGCGGTGCTTCCGCTGGTGGATCGCTGGCTCTCGGAGCCGGGCGGTCCCGAGCGGATCGCGCTCTTTTATGGCGAGCGTCAGGAGGAAAACCGGGCGTACGCCGAACGTTTAAAAAGGCTTGAGGAAGCGGGCGTGGCGGTCTACCTCGCCGCCGAAGAGGGGGGAGCGTATCGCTACGTCCAGGATGCCTTTGAGGCCACCGGGTTGCCGGTGCATGATGCCGTGGTGTACGTGAGCGGCGCGGCGGTGATGCTCAAGGCGGTGACCGAGCGGATGATGGCCGCCGGCGTTGATGCCAGCCGCGTGCATATCAACATCTGA
- a CDS encoding DnaJ C-terminal domain-containing protein encodes MSWCGDGLTCEPEPVVAMKDDLYGILGVSKKTDAATIKKAYRKLARENHPDVNPGDAAAEERFKRISAAFDVLSDPKKRKLYDEFGFEGLREGFDAKRARATRRRGGASAAGFEGGASFEDIFGSMFGGGAGPGFGGAGFGGGAVNPLKGRDNVMPVELDFMRALKGTELTFSEGETKTFKVRVPEGTGTGDRLRVKGKGGAAPRTRQGKGERGDLLLEFKVLPHPKLRREGLDLYLDVPITVPEAVCGASISVPTPHGDYTVKVPEGVNSGAKLRLKGQGVKRGTHQGNFYVVLQVHTPDRIDDATRKAATQLAGGYSQDVRAGLKL; translated from the coding sequence ATGTCGTGGTGTGGAGACGGGCTGACCTGTGAACCTGAACCTGTGGTGGCGATGAAAGACGATCTTTACGGCATCCTGGGCGTCTCGAAAAAAACGGACGCGGCCACGATCAAAAAGGCGTATCGGAAGCTGGCACGGGAGAATCACCCGGACGTCAACCCGGGGGACGCCGCCGCTGAGGAGCGTTTTAAACGCATCTCGGCAGCGTTTGACGTGCTCAGCGATCCTAAAAAGCGCAAACTTTACGATGAGTTCGGCTTTGAAGGGCTTCGCGAGGGCTTTGACGCCAAACGTGCCCGGGCCACCCGTCGGCGAGGCGGGGCGAGCGCGGCGGGGTTTGAGGGGGGCGCGAGCTTTGAGGATATTTTTGGCTCGATGTTCGGTGGCGGGGCCGGTCCGGGTTTTGGAGGGGCTGGTTTCGGGGGCGGAGCCGTCAACCCGCTCAAAGGGCGGGATAATGTGATGCCGGTGGAGCTCGACTTTATGCGCGCGCTCAAGGGCACCGAGCTGACCTTTTCGGAAGGGGAAACCAAGACCTTTAAGGTGCGCGTGCCGGAGGGGACCGGCACCGGGGATCGCCTGCGAGTCAAGGGTAAAGGCGGCGCCGCGCCTCGTACCCGGCAGGGAAAGGGGGAGCGGGGCGACCTCCTGCTGGAGTTTAAGGTCTTGCCGCATCCGAAGTTGCGGCGCGAAGGGCTCGATCTCTATCTGGACGTGCCCATCACCGTTCCCGAGGCGGTGTGCGGTGCTTCGATCTCGGTGCCCACGCCCCACGGAGACTACACGGTGAAGGTGCCCGAGGGGGTGAACTCCGGGGCGAAGTTGCGACTGAAGGGTCAGGGGGTCAAACGCGGCACCCACCAGGGTAACTTCTATGTGGTCTTGCAGGTCCACACCCCCGACCGCATCGATGATGCAACGCGCAAGGCGGCCACGCAGCTGGCCGGAGGCTACAGCCAGGATGTGCGCGCCGGGCTGAAGCTGTAA
- a CDS encoding S41 family peptidase codes for MRRWLVACALWACVLTQIGCQTGPACGTFPLDADTRRCMVSTIDTMVREHYPFAEQKGVDMTMFFKGLWSSLDEPELDDESFVLSLAQSLAMLEDGHTRLERFRLDEVGAPPVKLALREGQVVVRSAAPGAGLKPGEVIETIDGKPALPVLRSALASAERGSAGEVLLLGADAALAGEVGSDVRLETASGRVVQLTRQTVLHEPFIRRFGEIGYLRVKTFGFIDDLDRLDRLMNELMDTRGLIIDLRDNGGGYPSVSDGLFGRLVTEDGALFALVDRQGRVHRHMQAHSRGETYTGQVVVLVNEGTFSAANYFAHRIREEHRGVLLGGRTGGGAASPDRGLMLVDGLWFQVSTYVVETLSGHNTEEGMAPTIRLDDVGAWYEVPPEQGALSEDNDRMLRRARRYLEGVQ; via the coding sequence ATGAGACGCTGGCTGGTGGCGTGCGCCTTGTGGGCGTGTGTGTTGACGCAGATCGGCTGTCAGACGGGGCCGGCCTGTGGAACGTTTCCGCTCGATGCCGATACCCGACGCTGTATGGTCTCGACGATCGACACGATGGTGCGCGAGCATTACCCCTTTGCGGAGCAGAAAGGGGTCGATATGACCATGTTTTTCAAGGGGTTATGGTCTTCTCTTGATGAGCCTGAGCTTGACGACGAGTCGTTTGTCCTCTCCCTGGCGCAGTCGTTGGCGATGCTTGAGGACGGTCATACCCGGCTGGAGCGTTTTCGCCTGGACGAGGTCGGTGCCCCGCCGGTGAAGCTGGCATTACGAGAGGGGCAGGTGGTGGTGCGCAGCGCGGCACCCGGGGCGGGGCTAAAGCCCGGGGAGGTGATTGAGACCATCGACGGCAAGCCCGCCCTCCCGGTGCTTCGCAGCGCTTTGGCTTCGGCCGAACGCGGCTCCGCTGGTGAGGTCTTGCTTCTCGGCGCTGACGCTGCGCTCGCCGGCGAGGTGGGAAGCGATGTGAGGCTTGAGACGGCTTCGGGGCGCGTGGTGCAGCTGACCCGCCAGACGGTGCTTCATGAGCCTTTCATCCGCCGCTTTGGCGAGATCGGCTACCTGCGCGTCAAAACTTTCGGCTTTATCGATGATCTCGACCGTCTCGACCGCCTTATGAACGAGTTGATGGACACCCGGGGGTTGATCATTGACCTGCGCGACAATGGCGGGGGCTACCCCTCTGTGAGTGACGGGCTCTTCGGGCGACTTGTTACCGAAGACGGCGCGCTCTTCGCGCTGGTCGATCGCCAGGGGCGCGTGCATCGCCATATGCAGGCTCACTCTCGTGGAGAGACCTACACCGGCCAGGTGGTCGTGCTTGTGAATGAGGGCACGTTCTCCGCCGCCAACTACTTCGCGCACCGTATTCGCGAAGAGCATCGCGGTGTGCTCCTGGGAGGGCGCACCGGCGGCGGCGCGGCCTCGCCAGACCGCGGGTTGATGCTGGTCGATGGACTCTGGTTTCAGGTCTCGACCTATGTCGTGGAAACCTTAAGCGGGCATAACACCGAAGAGGGGATGGCGCCCACAATACGCCTGGATGATGTCGGTGCCTGGTACGAGGTGCCACCGGAGCAGGGGGCGTTGAGCGAGGATAACGATAGGATGCTGCGCCGCGCGCGCCGCTACCTGGAGGGGGTGCAATGA
- a CDS encoding FAD-dependent oxidoreductase produces MATDDPQEAPLHLTIIGGGSAGCAAAMWAADHGARVTLVNDGLPLGGNALHVGVFPARLYMRAATLRHRAAHPTLPGLSGAALKVDLKALSAHVQECIERAHTSLVSALRRRRGLELIDGRASLASRSDAASSETLHVVVGKRSWRSDRVLLTCGATSQPPRIEGIEDAETWSLRDLIACTELPSSLIFAGIHDIGLTYAQAFARLGAEVTILHEEDRLLDADHSPALESRLLESLQAEGIRVVLDATVTHLERRKDQTRALGTHQGSPTHWSAARVVIVDHRRPSTEGLGLEALGVERDPGGFVRVDESFRTTHDAIFAAGDIIGRGTRTHAATRDAILAAQNAVMPSRTAGYTPTVPFVIHTDPPLAGVGWDEAQARQAGFDARCFTLDLREHPPGSFSDAPDGLIHLVSDRRSNQLLGARLLAPGAANAIMELAVALRSGLTLPELARLLHPPATLASAIAACARKLDADT; encoded by the coding sequence ATGGCGACAGACGATCCGCAGGAAGCTCCTCTTCATCTGACGATTATCGGCGGCGGCTCGGCGGGCTGCGCCGCGGCGATGTGGGCGGCCGACCACGGCGCGCGCGTCACCCTGGTCAACGACGGCTTGCCCCTGGGCGGCAACGCGCTGCACGTGGGGGTGTTTCCAGCGCGCCTCTACATGCGCGCTGCCACGCTTCGCCACCGCGCCGCTCATCCCACCCTGCCGGGGCTGAGCGGTGCCGCGCTCAAGGTGGACCTCAAGGCACTGAGCGCGCATGTGCAGGAGTGCATTGAACGCGCACATACAAGCCTGGTCTCGGCACTTCGCCGGCGGCGCGGGCTGGAGCTCATCGACGGCCGCGCCAGTCTCGCCAGCCGCTCCGACGCCGCCAGCAGCGAGACGTTGCACGTCGTCGTCGGCAAGCGTAGCTGGCGTTCCGACCGGGTCTTACTGACCTGCGGCGCGACCTCCCAGCCCCCCCGGATCGAAGGCATCGAAGACGCTGAAACCTGGAGCCTGCGCGACCTCATCGCCTGCACGGAGCTCCCCTCTTCTTTGATCTTCGCAGGCATCCACGACATCGGCCTGACCTACGCCCAGGCCTTCGCACGACTGGGTGCCGAGGTCACCATCCTGCACGAAGAAGACCGGCTCCTCGACGCCGACCACAGCCCGGCGCTCGAATCGCGCCTTCTGGAATCCCTGCAAGCTGAAGGCATCCGAGTGGTGCTCGACGCCACGGTCACCCACCTGGAGCGGCGCAAAGACCAGACCCGAGCCCTGGGCACCCACCAGGGCTCGCCCACCCACTGGAGCGCTGCCCGGGTGGTGATCGTCGATCATCGTCGACCCTCCACCGAGGGCCTGGGCCTGGAAGCTCTCGGGGTTGAGCGCGACCCGGGCGGGTTTGTGCGTGTCGATGAGTCCTTCCGCACCACCCACGACGCGATCTTCGCCGCCGGCGACATCATCGGCCGGGGCACCCGTACCCACGCCGCCACCCGCGACGCCATACTCGCCGCCCAAAACGCGGTGATGCCCTCGCGCACCGCCGGTTACACCCCCACGGTTCCTTTTGTCATCCACACCGACCCACCTCTGGCCGGGGTGGGCTGGGATGAAGCGCAGGCGCGCCAGGCTGGCTTCGACGCGCGCTGCTTCACCCTCGATCTTCGTGAACACCCCCCGGGCTCGTTCAGTGACGCCCCCGACGGGCTTATCCACCTGGTGAGCGACCGACGCTCCAACCAGCTTCTGGGCGCGCGCCTGCTGGCTCCCGGGGCTGCCAACGCCATCATGGAGCTGGCCGTCGCCCTCCGCTCCGGGCTCACGCTCCCCGAACTTGCCAGGCTGCTGCATCCGCCGGCCACACTGGCTTCGGCCATCGCCGCCTGCGCACGCAAACTCGACGCAGACACCTGA
- a CDS encoding serine/threonine-protein kinase PknK, whose amino-acid sequence MPSAADPTHFGPFRILASAGKGGMGEVFRAVHLDREVEVAVKVMSARRARDPHFSSALRAEVRAVARLHHPGIIMVFDCGEVSPQIEEETGGRFVAGSSWLAMELASYSLQDLNRSTLDWWHVRNILVRILDALAHSHARGVIHRDLKPANVLFVDGAQGRQLKLSDFGLAHALDDEHMENEETPRTISGTPRFMSPEQITGQWRDHGPWTDLYALGCLAYWLVDGEPPFRDGDTDAILRGHLQGVLPPLRAPFAVPREFGVWLGQLLAKSPMDRFQRAADAAQALFALGEPDGEERPVQPSPLGFVVPLNPTLAPSPSIDDLGMTEIISDVINSPPSVPELRALERPPSSPRHRAVGAAYNVPRTWHRKEAPPLSLEMVGVGLGLFGLRQVPLVNRDAERDALWESLRQVAHHSNPRVALLRGGTGTGKSRLASWMAERAHELGAATPLIATHSPLEGPADGLGGMMANHLRCVGLPRERVLERVRQSVSDTALGPDDLHDCLALTEIICAATLPDYREDEARIRFRTPAERYVVIERFLRRFARTRPLLVVLDDLQWGNDALAWLEHLMRSSEARHLALLVVGTVQTDALLDRPLARQRLRELTAQEPISTIEVGPLSDPHQRALVSQLLGLDAALIEQVTDRTSGNPLYAVQLVGDWVERGVLQLGPGGFRLVEGESSAMPTDLHQVFRERLRQIVRHDLREPPSDALLGLELAAVLGTEVHRREWKAVCRKEGVPLPLLAVDQMVATDLATLAGKGWSFTHEALRETLVRLAEEQGRLTTHHAHCARALEELYPTAQPGLALRRARHLIAAGLPEEALGPMLQAAGQARVRCEFELAHAHLQRHQALLDELCVPHDDVRRAEGWLERAMILIRQDELAGADEILERAVTVGQTRADQRLVGWAMQLRADVANRRGQIPEGLTYIEEARAIFEATGEVIGQARTSQILAELRYWAGEYYEAEQHFRRARQLFRKAGEDLELARVEMALGALYTTLGNPQRATAMLLHAREVFERYGDVGEVASVLNNLGEVHRQVGNLHQAERAYLESLAMLERIGMADDVVVLVNLGMVRLVQNHVDDAAPLFRKVLTLVEGSQRGGYLAFAHLANLSAAAHHGRWEQWDHHLAQGEPLLESTGFVDADLAVITRDAGERALRAGEHGRARRALQIARSQWLSMARQDQAAAIDRILLRVP is encoded by the coding sequence TTGCCTTCTGCCGCAGATCCCACCCATTTTGGCCCCTTTCGCATTCTTGCCAGCGCCGGCAAGGGTGGCATGGGAGAGGTATTTCGTGCGGTGCACCTGGATCGGGAGGTGGAGGTGGCCGTCAAGGTGATGTCCGCCCGACGCGCCCGCGACCCGCATTTTAGCTCGGCGCTGCGGGCGGAGGTGCGCGCGGTGGCAAGGCTGCACCACCCGGGCATCATCATGGTCTTTGACTGCGGGGAGGTCAGCCCGCAGATCGAAGAGGAGACCGGCGGTCGTTTTGTAGCCGGCTCCTCCTGGCTGGCCATGGAGCTTGCCAGCTACAGCCTCCAGGATCTCAACCGCAGCACTCTGGATTGGTGGCATGTGCGCAACATTCTGGTGCGCATCCTCGACGCGCTGGCGCATAGCCACGCCCGCGGGGTGATCCATCGCGACTTAAAGCCGGCCAACGTGCTCTTTGTCGACGGCGCCCAGGGCCGCCAGCTCAAGCTCTCGGACTTTGGCCTGGCCCACGCGCTCGACGATGAGCACATGGAGAACGAGGAGACCCCACGCACGATCTCGGGCACCCCGCGCTTTATGTCGCCGGAGCAGATCACCGGGCAATGGCGCGATCACGGCCCCTGGACCGATCTCTACGCTCTGGGGTGCCTGGCCTACTGGCTGGTCGACGGCGAGCCGCCCTTTCGAGACGGGGACACCGACGCGATCTTGCGCGGGCATCTCCAGGGAGTACTTCCGCCGCTGCGCGCGCCCTTTGCGGTGCCGCGGGAGTTCGGGGTGTGGCTGGGGCAGCTTCTGGCCAAAAGTCCCATGGACCGCTTTCAGCGTGCGGCCGACGCCGCCCAGGCTCTCTTCGCGCTTGGCGAGCCCGATGGCGAGGAGCGCCCCGTCCAGCCCAGCCCCCTGGGCTTTGTGGTGCCATTGAACCCCACGCTTGCGCCCTCACCGAGCATCGACGACCTGGGGATGACCGAGATCATCAGCGACGTCATCAACTCCCCGCCCTCGGTGCCCGAGCTGCGTGCGCTGGAGCGCCCGCCCTCCTCACCGCGCCACCGGGCAGTGGGGGCGGCGTACAACGTGCCGCGCACCTGGCACCGCAAGGAGGCCCCGCCCCTCTCTCTGGAGATGGTCGGCGTGGGGCTGGGGCTCTTCGGGCTGCGCCAGGTTCCCCTGGTCAACCGCGACGCCGAGCGCGACGCGCTCTGGGAATCGCTGCGCCAGGTCGCCCACCACAGCAACCCCCGGGTGGCGCTTTTGCGCGGAGGCACCGGCACCGGCAAGAGCCGCCTGGCGAGCTGGATGGCCGAGCGCGCCCACGAGCTGGGCGCGGCCACCCCGCTCATCGCCACCCACAGCCCGCTGGAGGGTCCGGCCGACGGCCTGGGCGGAATGATGGCCAACCACCTGCGCTGCGTCGGGCTGCCCCGCGAGCGGGTGCTGGAGCGGGTGCGCCAGAGCGTCTCGGACACCGCGCTGGGCCCCGACGATCTGCACGATTGCCTGGCACTCACCGAGATCATCTGCGCGGCCACCCTGCCCGATTACCGCGAGGATGAGGCGCGTATTCGCTTTCGCACCCCGGCGGAGCGCTATGTGGTGATCGAGCGATTCCTGCGTCGCTTTGCTCGCACTCGCCCGCTGCTGGTCGTGCTCGATGACCTGCAATGGGGCAACGACGCGCTGGCCTGGCTGGAGCACCTTATGCGCTCCTCGGAGGCCAGACACCTGGCCCTGCTGGTGGTGGGCACGGTGCAGACCGACGCGCTTCTGGATCGGCCGCTGGCGCGCCAGCGCCTGCGTGAGCTCACCGCTCAGGAGCCTATCTCGACCATCGAGGTCGGGCCGCTGAGCGACCCGCATCAACGCGCGCTGGTCAGCCAGCTTCTGGGGCTGGATGCCGCGCTCATTGAGCAGGTCACCGACCGTACCAGCGGAAACCCTCTCTATGCGGTGCAGCTGGTCGGCGACTGGGTAGAGCGAGGCGTGCTCCAGCTGGGTCCCGGGGGCTTTCGCCTGGTCGAGGGGGAATCGAGCGCGATGCCCACCGATCTGCATCAGGTCTTTCGCGAGCGCCTGCGTCAGATCGTGCGCCACGATCTGCGCGAGCCCCCCTCCGACGCACTGCTGGGGCTGGAGCTGGCCGCGGTGCTCGGCACCGAGGTGCACCGGCGAGAGTGGAAGGCGGTCTGCCGCAAGGAAGGCGTGCCGCTGCCGCTTCTGGCCGTCGATCAGATGGTCGCCACCGATCTGGCCACCCTTGCCGGCAAGGGCTGGAGCTTCACCCACGAGGCTCTGCGCGAGACGCTCGTGCGCCTGGCCGAGGAGCAGGGACGTCTGACCACCCATCACGCCCACTGCGCCCGGGCTCTCGAGGAGCTTTATCCAACTGCCCAGCCCGGTCTGGCGCTGCGTCGGGCACGCCACCTCATCGCTGCGGGACTTCCCGAGGAGGCGCTCGGCCCGATGCTTCAGGCTGCTGGCCAGGCCCGGGTGCGCTGCGAATTTGAGCTGGCCCACGCCCACCTGCAACGCCACCAGGCGCTGCTCGACGAGCTGTGCGTGCCCCACGACGACGTGCGCCGCGCCGAGGGCTGGCTGGAGCGTGCCATGATCCTCATCCGACAGGACGAGCTCGCCGGAGCCGACGAGATCCTTGAGCGGGCCGTGACCGTGGGACAAACCCGCGCCGATCAGCGCCTGGTGGGTTGGGCGATGCAGCTGCGCGCCGACGTGGCCAACCGCCGCGGCCAGATCCCTGAGGGACTCACCTACATTGAAGAAGCCCGCGCCATCTTTGAGGCTACCGGGGAAGTCATCGGCCAGGCCCGCACCTCCCAGATCCTGGCCGAGCTGCGCTACTGGGCCGGAGAGTACTACGAGGCCGAACAGCATTTCCGCCGCGCCCGCCAGCTTTTTCGCAAGGCCGGCGAGGATCTGGAGCTTGCGCGTGTGGAGATGGCGCTCGGCGCACTTTACACCACGCTGGGCAACCCCCAGCGCGCCACGGCCATGCTTCTGCATGCCCGCGAAGTTTTCGAGCGCTACGGCGACGTCGGCGAGGTCGCCAGCGTGCTCAATAACCTCGGCGAGGTGCATCGTCAGGTGGGGAATCTGCACCAGGCCGAACGGGCCTATCTGGAGTCACTGGCGATGCTTGAGCGCATCGGCATGGCCGACGACGTGGTGGTGCTGGTCAACTTAGGGATGGTGCGCCTGGTGCAGAACCACGTCGACGATGCGGCGCCGCTCTTTCGCAAGGTGCTCACGCTTGTGGAGGGCTCCCAGCGCGGGGGGTATCTGGCCTTTGCGCACCTGGCGAACCTCTCGGCGGCCGCCCATCACGGACGCTGGGAGCAGTGGGACCACCACCTGGCCCAGGGTGAGCCGCTGCTGGAGAGCACGGGCTTTGTGGACGCGGATCTGGCGGTGATCACACGCGACGCCGGGGAGCGGGCGCTGCGCGCTGGCGAACATGGCCGGGCGCGGCGCGCGTTGCAGATCGCGCGCAGCCAGTGGCTGAGCATGGCCCGCCAGGATCAGGCCGCGGCCATCGATCGGATCTTGCTCAGGGTGCCTTGA
- a CDS encoding cytidine deaminase, with product MREQDEPLNAISEKDWQRLEEAAIAVRERAYVPYSRFPVGAALLTPEGEIVVGCNVENATIGATVCAERNAIGTAVASDKREFIALCVVTDVEEPSAPCGICRQVLAEFCDDLPILMINPHGERRFTTLDALLPMRFSGRDFLEKG from the coding sequence ATGCGAGAGCAGGACGAACCCTTGAACGCCATCTCTGAGAAGGACTGGCAGCGACTGGAGGAGGCGGCCATCGCCGTGCGCGAGCGCGCCTACGTCCCCTACTCCCGCTTCCCGGTGGGCGCCGCCCTGCTCACCCCCGAGGGGGAGATCGTGGTGGGCTGCAACGTGGAGAACGCCACGATCGGAGCGACCGTCTGCGCCGAGCGAAACGCCATCGGCACGGCTGTCGCCTCCGATAAGCGCGAGTTTATCGCCCTCTGCGTCGTCACCGACGTCGAGGAGCCCTCGGCCCCCTGCGGCATCTGCCGCCAGGTGCTGGCCGAGTTCTGCGACGACCTCCCCATCCTGATGATCAATCCCCACGGGGAGCGTCGCTTCACCACCCTCGACGCGCTCTTGCCGATGCGTTTTTCGGGCCGCGACTTTCTGGAGAAGGGCTGA